The Paramisgurnus dabryanus chromosome 17, PD_genome_1.1, whole genome shotgun sequence genome includes the window GATGTATCTACTGTGTATAGACAGACAGGTGAATGTCAAATGTCAAACATATGTTTTCTCACATGGGATGATCTGCAGTACTCTGTTTTTTCTCATGTTGGCTGGCAGATTTCCGGTTCTCATGTTCTCCTTCATTATGCGAACATTTGTCAGTTTCTGAGAACAAAACAATGTCAATATGAACTCCACATCATGTAAAAGCTACGCTCTATTCAAACATCTCATCAAATCTGTCCATATTTTTGCTTACCAACCAAACCCACTTATATATCCTCTCTATTTTAATACTGTATACCTTGCAGATGCTATCAATCGCTAAGAATGTGTTTCTTACTCTGAATTCTTCCTCCAGACCCACTCGGTCcatatgtgcgtgtgtgttgtgCAGTTTGTGGAGGTGTCCTTCCAGCGAGGCGATGTCTAACTCGGTGTCACCATACAGGTAATGCTCCAAAAGTGCCtggtaaataaatgaatactGCATCTGTgggagaaaaagagaaaattcAGCGGTTCTTCATTGTTAAAGTAATAAGTGCCCAAAAATGCTGTGTAATGTCCTTTACGTCGGTCTGAATGAGCTGACAGCGCTGTTTTCTTATCCTGGATACAAAGCCGAAGACGTCCACCCTTCCCTCAGAGTGCATCATATCCATCATTGCGTCAATCACAATGAATGTCCCGGTCCTGCCAACTCCAGCACTTCACAGGAAGGAAAGAGAAAATTAATCATGAAATGTGAAGTAGGGCATCCAGAGAAGGATAATGGGATAATGTACGTAAAACAACATGGGATCAATTTTATATCACTACCAACCATATAATCTTAATGAGTAATAGCAGTCTTACCTGCAGTGCACTATGATTGGTCCAGCATGGGCCGGGTTCACACTCTTAACTTTCTTGAGAAACTTAAGCATGCCAATAGGAGAGAGGGGTACGCCAAAGTCCGGCCAGCTGGTAAAATGCAACTGAGTGACCAGCCTCGGAGGTCTGCAACCATCAGCAGCATGCTACAAAACCAGTCACCAGAAGTTACCAAAGGCCCTTACATAATACATTATACGTTTGATAGCTTGATTCAAAACAGTAGTGCATATGATTATTGATGATGTAATGTTTAACAGGTAAATGACCACTTACATGCTGTACACAGAACTTCCTGATCGTGTAGTCCACCAAGACTGTGACATCTTCCATTGCCACTCTCACACAGCCGTAGATCCAGCAGCCCTGCTCAGGCCAGTACTGATAACACTTTTCCTAaaagtcaaatatttatattaatgcatttggcagatggttTTACGCAAAGCGACTTATAGTGTTCCAAAGACACATTCTGTTAGTTTATATCTTCTTATGGGTATAGCTGCATTTCCAACACAATCTTATGGCAATGCAAGTGGCTATTTATACGAATTCATACGATCAtatttgtacgtttttgtaCAATCTGCTTTCGCCCCAGAGATATTGTGTTTAGGGATGATAATGTTTTCTTTCTAATGATCATATTACattatgaattcatacaaattagccaccttgtaaaatacacGCAAAGTCCTGTGTGATCAGGCTGGCATTACTTTTAAAGGATTACTTCACTTTCATAAGAATAtttcctgataatttactcacccccatgtcatccaagatgtttatgtctttctttcttcagtcaaAAGGTAATTAAGTGTTCCAGGATTTTTCAACATACAGTGGACTTCAATTAAGCCCAATGGTTTGAAGGTTTGCAGCtttaaatgattttcaagaaaaaaaattcttagtatttttgtcttgttttcagtaaaaatatataaaaattcttaaattaagatgctttttcttgatgagcacaacgacccaagaaaataagtctaaaaatatcaaatttaagtgattttgtgcataaaacaagcaaaaatggggtaagcaaatttatcttgaatttttcttgaatttagtgttcaAAAATGTTCTAAGAtgttggcagatttttttgcttgttttatgcacaaaatcacttaaatttgatatttttggtctaaaaacttttttgctgcttgttttatacaaaaattcacttaaatgtgatttttttgtgaCTTATTTTCTCATCAtcgtcgttttgctcatcaagtaaaagcatcttaatttaagaatttttagatatttttactgaaaacaagacaaaaatactaagaatttttttttacagtgagtcacaaaaatgactttcttacttattatttatgtcttgttttcagtagaaatatctaaaaactctTAAATAAAGTtgctttttttgatgagcaaaaagacctaagaaaataagtcacaAAAAAATCACATGTAAGTGAATTTTTGTATAAAACAAGCAGCAAAAaagtctgccaatggggtaaggaattttttctcgaattaactgtttaagaaaaaagttcttggcagatttttttgcttgttttatgcacaaatttacttaaatttgatattttttgtcttaaaactatacttatcttattaggtcattttgctcatcaagacaaTGCATCTTGActgaatttttatatatttgtacttaaaacaagacaaacatacTAAGTCATTTGCAGTGAACAATACCAATCGAGGCATGAGGTTCTtttctagcgaaacgattttcatttttgcaaaaaaaaaaaacctttttaaaccacaaattaATGACATAATCAAATCGAAAGGTATGCAAAACTACCGCTCctgtgtttacaaatgtggagAAGGAGGACTATTCAGAAGTTGTTGTGTGTGGAATGAAACTAATTCATGTCTTTTTGtcaatatattgtttaaaatggtccgaaCGTGTTGATTTTGCATACGTAATACATAAAGTCACAGACGCACATCCCAGGGCTCGTGCAAGTCGAGAAGTTGTGGAGGTAAAAAGTTAGGATTGTTTAGAGCACTTTGacgctgcattgaaactgcaattttggACCTTCAAACCATTGGGTTCAAttgaagtccactatatggagaaaaatcctggaatgttttcctcaaaaaactctTTTTGACTGAATGTATGAAAGTGGAGTTATactttaaagggaacatatcatgaaaatctgattttttccatgtttaagtgctataattgggtccccagggCTTCTATCATCCTAGTAAATgggaaaaagatcaacccagtaacttagttttggtaaaccattctttgcaagcatgtgaaaaaaaggtGTTTGAAATTtgcctccccttgtgatgtcaaatctgcactgtccaaccatggcactgccatttagtgcagagatcaactcatttggaTTTTTaagaacacacccaaaaatggcaaatgtttgctcacacctataaagtggcaattttaacatgctataataaattatctatatgatattttgagctaaaacttcagaTACAttctctggagacaccaaagatttatttggcatctttaaaaagtcttttaGAAATTTAGCGTTTAATTACTAAGAGGGTTTCAACAAAGACAGGTTGATTATTCATTCAAAGCTATTGTTTACTTTACATGTTAACCCTTATAATATCACAATTGTGTCTTCTGTGACTTTATGATGTCTTATCTTgcctcttttctctctcttgtGTTGGTCAGCATGACTATAGTGGTAGACTTCTGCTCCCAAACCATCCTCCAAAAATCCCCAAGTGTTTCTGGTTTTGGACCTATAATGGAAACAGTGATGAAACATGAATCTGAAGATTACatgaaagattaaaaaaaaactttcttctGATGGAAAtagaaacaaaacatttttgctttCTATATGGTTACCTTGAGCTGCAATAAATTTGTTCTTTTCTCTGTAaccctatttaaaaaaataaagtaacaTTAGCAGCAAGAAAATGTCTGTCGCTTAATGAGAGCAGTAATTTAAAGGAGAAGTATGCATTAGAGTTTGAACTTGATATCGCAGCCTAAGTTCAAAATATTTGAGATGTTTTTTCCCTAACTTTATCCTCCTCAGACTCAACACTCACAAGGCTTGCCAGACACCAACAGGAGTGTAACTGATGATGGAAAGTATCGAGCCTTACACTGTAAGTTTATCTTGCAGTGTCTTTGTTGTTTGCGAATTACAAACCCGCACGTGGCTAATTTGGGAAGTTTTGTCCTCCGAAGGTCACATTTATGGGCCATTGCaaaattatttaaaggggacataccaatacaattagactttttccatgttaaagtgctataattgggtccttggtgcttttatcaaccaagaaaatgtgaataagattaacccagtaacttagttttggtaaaccattctctgcaagcatgtgaaaaaataggtcattgaaatttggctccccctgtgatgtcagaaggggataataccgccccttaatctgcactatccaaccatggcactgccatttagtacagagatcagctcatttgcatttaaaaggacacacccaaaacagcacatttttgtacacacctacaaaatgacaattttaacaAGCTATAACAacttatctatatgatattttgagctaaaacttcacatatgtactcggTTGACAATTACGATTTtctttacatcttaaaaaattcttgtgaaatgtcccctttaagtaaagGTAATATCTGGGGTGCCCAgaaaattttcaagaaaaacaaaaatgataaaaatctaCTATTTAGCCAActatttttaaagaatattctgTCTTTATAATATCAAAATGACATCTAAAtgtttttatacaaaaatatgtaaatTGATATATATTTTAGGATGGGGTTCAACGTATTTGGGGCTCCTTGCCAtcataaagttttaaaaaaccCTGATATAGGGTACTTTAGTGTACAGTGTATATAAAGCTTAGCATATCACAACAATAagattaaaaacacaatattaaaggggacatatcttgaaaatctgactttttccatgtttaagtgctataattgggtcctcagtgcttctatcaacctagaaaatgtgtaaaaggaCGACCATTGAAAGTTgtctccctttgtgatgtcagaatgggataataccgcctcttaatctgcactatccaaccacggcactgccattaagtgcagaaATCAGCTcgttttaattttaaaggacacacccaaaaacaacacatttttgctcaattttaacatgctataataaattatctatatgatactttgagctaaaacttcacatatgtactctgcggacactaaagatttatttgacatcttaaaaaagtcttgtgaaatgtcccaaTAATAGACTGGGACAGAAATTTAACTTTCTGCATATGCTAAAACAAAAATCACAAAGTACTCACATCAATGTAAGAGGCATTTATGTAGTCTGAGCCCATATATCCATCTATGTGTGACAGCAGCACTCTAGAATGATCATCTGTGAATAagataaacattttattcatgtttcACCCACATTCAAATCCTTTATAAATTCattagtaaataaaaatattcaatGATGGAAATTATGTTATCTACATTTTATAACCTCTTTGTCTTGCACAAAAATTAGGTTTTCATTTTCAggacaaaaaaacatttcttctgCCATGTTTGtaatcatgtgtgtgtgtgtgacagagTGATGAATATTTACATGGCAGAATATTTGGATATCTGTTCTTCTCTCTGTTCTCATCTCGGCTCGCCTCTTCAAAGGTTCCACAGCCGAAGCCGCAGGGCAAAGACTACAAAAGACCAGCAGCGGTAAAAAGAAACTACTCATGAGTATAAGGTATCAAAAAGATGTGGAGAATGGGGAAGATTTATGTTTGTTAGAGCTCTTACGTTAAATTCCTCTCTGAAGAGTTTGCCATCGTCTGCCAGGCGTAGGCGAAACTCCTCCTCCAGGGAGTCCAGCGGGATGGGGAAATAACGCTTTGATGGAGAGGGCGATCGGGGGAGAAGAACCACAGTTTGTTCTAAAAGTAACAAATGATGGTGAAACAGAAAGAGATATATTCAATAACAAACAAAGTTGCtaacaaactttttttgtgGTATACTGTTTActacataaaatgtaaaaacattctactttgatatatttaatattgactgagtcaAAGATTGACATCAATGTGAATTCAATGAATGAAATCAAactgatgctccaaatctcatccTTAAATGATGAGACTTAcatagacagggtcacatatagacTCAGGAAATATAGAAAACAACAATCAACTTACCTTGATCTTCCAAAAAGCCATTTGGCACCTTCTTGTCAACTGAGGCGACAAGATCCTTCCTTTGTTCTCTAAACCTGAAAGATTTTGCGATATGAAAGTCATTTAGAGAGAAAAAATTCAAAACAATAGCAAATGATTGTTAACAATACAAACCAAAATCTAAAGTTCTTTCTCATGGgagaaatgtgtttgtctgattCCTCAGAGCAGCTGGGACAGAATGACTCCTAACATCACAACTGTGTTCACATTCACTACGCATGCAGCAGCTGCGGCTGGAACAACTACACAGGGTCATAAATGCACGACGCCCTCTTGTCCTTCCCTTTAAAGGTGTAGTGTGtcactttttacagtttttctgaatggctaaaacacatttattgAAACATCACTTATTTtttcaaaaccttaaacacaaatccaaATTGTCAAACTaaattcacagaacccctgacttTTCTAGCAACATCAAATAattccttcaaaaccatttcacctttactcaaaatcaaactaagctttcaaatcatacataCATAAGTCATGAATATAAAACACTAGAGAGCATCCcttagacactaccttaaaaaatggaaaacacaacatccaggacaTCTGGTCACATTTGATAAATActgttacagtttttctgaattgctaaaacactaaaccccaacCTCTGAACTAAATTCATAGTGGTAtaaacccatttgtcaaatcatgcactctttttgcaaaactctaaacacaaacttctcactaaaacacacattttacactgcaatgcacttgttttataaatactAAAAGtaggcaggcaaaagttgaacacaacaCAGTTGTCATCAAGCAAACACAACATCTCAAAATTGTACACACTATTtcctaatggtattttttaccaattgtgtggactggatgaagagtatgaggaagaacaGGACACCAGAGATTATGCaattggattgctgactttttacaaaataaaagttcttCTTACAGaaatattgaaaacttactattacttgcagtacttacagtaaagtattcactatattcactgaacttgtgattacagtattacagattttttacagtatttgtcaagtgtgttgttttatacaataaacatgtatttttctgtaagcagatgtcctggatgttgtgttttccattttttaaggtagtgtctaatggatgctctctagtgttttatattatagacttatgtgtgtatgatttgaaagcttagtttaattttgagtacaagtgaaatagttttgtttgattttgctagaagagtcagggattctgtgaattttgtttgaaaatttggatttgtgtttaaagtcgccatgaaacggaagtagcgattgccttattttccccgtggtgacgtatatccgaatgaaacggcttttgagatgaaataaggcagggctggatttgaatttgtccatcgagatctgattggatcgtttgaagttgggtcgtgttgctaattgctaatcactgcgatcttctcccggaccccgcccacctgccatacttttgaccggaagtgaagagagatcgttttgaggaggggaggagatttgcatttttgattaaagattatgagcacacacgaatttttaaaaaataatgaagctcacaaataagtcatttgttaataataccacactattaaaaatacatatatagtttttcatttcaatttcattgcgactttaaggttttgagaaaatgagtgatggcaaaatgtgttttagcaattcagaaaaattgaaaaatctctattactgtaatcacaagtttagttcagtgaatatagtgaataaTTAGCAAACCTGTAACCATTCATGggtatatttattttatgttactttaactttacAAATTAGGTTAAACAAAAtagttaaaataaagttaaaatagtaggttgaattgacttgcaaaaccaagtcgTTTTAACTTTAAAGGGGCTGAATGTAagttattacttaaaaaaatctttaagataGAGTTTTCATTCGTATATTTATGAGGCAACCATAATGTAATAGAAAGAATGACACCTTGAGTGTCCTCCACGGTTGTCTCTATCAGCCTGTAGGCTCTTTTCTGTGTGGAGAAGTCGGGTCCGAATTGGCGCGAAATTCAaaatgtgacgtcatgcgcgtgCTCGTCTACTTGGGCGTTCCATATAAACGCGTACGGCCGTCATTAGTAAACAGCGGCAATCGCTAGCATGTTTCAAATGGACTCTGTAGACGGAAAGAAGCAAGCAACTTCCAGCACAAACCAGACACTCACAGAAACTCCtcgtaagtttaaaaaaaatccttatctaGTGCGGCCAAAATAGTGGGTGACCGGCGTCGGGGAAAAGACAAGAGTAAACATCGGATTGGCATTTGATTCTTGGAGGGAGCTCCGGTCAGCGCTGGGTATGAAAACAGACCTTGAGCAGGTTTCCTTTTTACTGCAAAGGTAAGACATAGGAAatctgtaatatattatgttattgtttttgtggtgtaatgctaacgacagcatttattttgtggtgtaatgctaacgatagcatgtagcacaggaccatttcaaaagttactttcttatatgaattatctttattcagaggacgagtgcattaagattgtgagtgtcgggagtgtgttttacagtgtcgtgttacaaaacttttagaagtagacttctgttgaaaatataaagtagcactgcaacattttgctaaaatatggtctgtcaaacaataaccttacagtactgtaacttttcttacatttgtaaacatgCTGGTGAATCTCAATGAGCTGTCTGTGGTTGCTACGGCAACTCTGGTTGTTGTGGTCGTGCTCGTACGAGTGTGCCCACCGAGAACGAGCATGAGACTGGCTGCAGTTTCTATAACGGCCACTGGTGTCAGTAACGGTTAGAAATTTCTCAACTTACGGAGAGCCCCTTTAAGCTGCATTtttttgtgcgtgtgtgtttgtgtgtgtgtgtgtttcttacCGCAGAATGTAAGCGATGAAGAGAAGAAAAATGATGAGGAGGACAGAGGTGATGAGTCCTGAGGCTAAGACATGTGAGCCCTGAGACGCTGGAGACTCTGAACACAGAGAGGAAATGAGTGAGATAAGTTTCTTAACAGGCCTATCAGCGAATCCAGATTGAATCTGCAGAGGTTTTCTGTGAAAACTGTGTTAAACTGTGTTAAACTACACTCTTACTAATGGTAGAAAGCTAGAAAAGGATTATTCATCATCATATACTTACAATGATAGAGGTTTGTTACATTTTAGAAGATCGATCTgaggttatttttaaccctgGTTAAATGTAATCCTGGTTTATCTTGTTGTTTATCGATTTGTCCCCTTGCCTATGAAAACCTacctaaagtattttttttgtaatttactgttttctacataaaattatcttatataatgtaaagaacatactGC containing:
- the ptpreb gene encoding protein tyrosine phosphatase receptor type Eb isoform X1, yielding MMVLFLVSAAVISNSSSHGNLTTESPASQGSHVLASGLITSVLLIIFLLFIAYILRFREQRKDLVASVDKKVPNGFLEDQEQTVVLLPRSPSPSKRYFPIPLDSLEEEFRLRLADDGKLFREEFNSLPCGFGCGTFEEASRDENREKNRYPNILPYDHSRVLLSHIDGYMGSDYINASYIDGYREKNKFIAAQGPKPETLGDFWRMVWEQKSTTIVMLTNTRERKEEKCYQYWPEQGCWIYGCVRVAMEDVTVLVDYTIRKFCVQHHAADGCRPPRLVTQLHFTSWPDFGVPLSPIGMLKFLKKVKSVNPAHAGPIIVHCSAGVGRTGTFIVIDAMMDMMHSEGRVDVFGFVSRIRKQRCQLIQTDMQYSFIYQALLEHYLYGDTELDIASLEGHLHKLHNTHAHMDRVGLEEEFRKLTNVRIMKENMRTGNLPANMRKNRVLQIIPYDFNRVILSMKRGQEFTDYINASFIDGYRQKDYFIATQAPLAHTLQDFWRMVWEWKCHSIVMLTELKEREQEKCVRYWPAEGSVSFGEYVLELKRDALCDTFSIRDMLLSYAPEKQTRLIRQFHFHGWPEIGIPSEGKGMIEIIAAVQKQQQQSGNNPIVVHCSAGAGRTGTFIALSNILERVKAEGLLDVFQTVKSLRTQRPHMVQTVEQYDFCYRVVQDFVDIYSDYANFK
- the ptpreb gene encoding protein tyrosine phosphatase receptor type Eb isoform X2, which produces MRKNFRFWFREQRKDLVASVDKKVPNGFLEDQEQTVVLLPRSPSPSKRYFPIPLDSLEEEFRLRLADDGKLFREEFNSLPCGFGCGTFEEASRDENREKNRYPNILPYDHSRVLLSHIDGYMGSDYINASYIDGYREKNKFIAAQGPKPETLGDFWRMVWEQKSTTIVMLTNTRERKEEKCYQYWPEQGCWIYGCVRVAMEDVTVLVDYTIRKFCVQHHAADGCRPPRLVTQLHFTSWPDFGVPLSPIGMLKFLKKVKSVNPAHAGPIIVHCSAGVGRTGTFIVIDAMMDMMHSEGRVDVFGFVSRIRKQRCQLIQTDMQYSFIYQALLEHYLYGDTELDIASLEGHLHKLHNTHAHMDRVGLEEEFRKLTNVRIMKENMRTGNLPANMRKNRVLQIIPYDFNRVILSMKRGQEFTDYINASFIDGYRQKDYFIATQAPLAHTLQDFWRMVWEWKCHSIVMLTELKEREQEKCVRYWPAEGSVSFGEYVLELKRDALCDTFSIRDMLLSYAPEKQTRLIRQFHFHGWPEIGIPSEGKGMIEIIAAVQKQQQQSGNNPIVVHCSAGAGRTGTFIALSNILERVKAEGLLDVFQTVKSLRTQRPHMVQTVEQYDFCYRVVQDFVDIYSDYANFK